The genomic region AACATAAGTTTttcatataaaaatattgattatattgGATACAAAATAAGACAGCAATATAGTACCTGGAATGTGTGTTGATGctgctaggctaacagtttccccctgtaCCTGATGCATAAAGATGAAACTAATATCAGTCTCCTCATCTCATTGTGAAATTGACAGCAAATCATATTCCTAAAAGagttgaactgttcctttaaaccaCAAAAACAGAAGAGAAATACAGTTCATATAGCTACTTACTTCTATCAAGCTGACTCCACTTGTGCTTTGCTGCTTTGGATTAATTATAATCACAGTATTAGCATCACTTTCTTCATATGTTCAGAGGCTTTGTGAGCATTTTAATAGCAATGTGTTGAGgtgcaaagaaataaaaacagctcaAGTACAATGGCAGTCCTGTAATGCAGTTTCAGCACCAAATGGCTATGTGTACCATAAAAGCACTTttaagcacattttttttttacattaaagcaTTGTTTATCATATGGCTTCAATACAAGTGGTCTatgcatactgtatatatatattaaaacatttcttaaaATCCTTCAAGAGATTACACAACCTGGATAGCTTTAAAAGATCTCTGTTTGCTAAAATATTCTCTTAAGTGTGATCATACTCTCATCACAGACCAGCAGAACTTTGGCTAACAGCTACTTGGTGTTGTTCTTTACAGCATTGGTTTTATGTTTCTGACATTTAGACGTTAAACTGGGTCTTGACTTCCACAGTGAAACGAAGCATGTGATATAACAAGATCTTTCGTTTTCGGCCTAGACATGCTAACTACACCACCTCGACATAGTTGGCTGGGTAAAGCCCCTCACCGCCACCGTCCTTCATGCCCCGACACCAGCCCTGATCATCCTCATCCTCGATCTTCAAAAACTCCTCACCTGCAAGgacacagaaacttttaaatTACAGTTATTTTGCCGATTAACTAAAATGCAAATTCATTTCTCTATTGATAGTTTGGTTGACAAAATGTCCCGAGACTGCAAAAAAGGAACATTACAGTTTCCTGGTGCCCAAGTTGACGTTAACCCATTTACAATAATTTCACATGGTAATATAGACCTCTGCACACTGTTTATAGTTAATGCAATACACAGTACATTCAGCATGATTTGTAGggtgtgtgtttacctgcttTAAATGACAGCTCATCTGTCTCCTGGCCAACATAATCATACAGAGCTCTTACTCTCACCCCTCCTATCATCACACtagaggaagacagacagaaagaagacacagagagacagatggttGTCTGATGAGCCGTGCACCAACAGCTACACAGCATCAGAtcacagtgaaaacacaaacTTGCGCCAgagattttttcttttggaTAAATTAACTCACCTCCTCTCTATTGTTCCTTTCTTTTCTACTTCTTTCTTCCCTTTTTTGGTTTTCTTCTCAGGTGTCCATTCCTAAAGGAACATGTAAAcaaaataatgtaataacaaaAAACCCCCGTTTAACttcagaacaaaaaacaacctGCGAAGAATTGAACTTCACATCAGTTTGGCTAGTGGAAATAGCTGGAGACGGACAAAAAGTGAAATACCTCAAAGTGAGGCCAATCGGTGGGCATGCCCGGCCCGTAGGTGTTTTTCCACCAGCGGAGGTCCTCGTGCTCGTCAATGGCCATCAGTGTGTTGTGGAGCTCATTGTACACGGCCCTCACACTAAATGAGAGGTGGAGAGTAAATGAGAAAACCCAAAATTATACGCATCCAAACCGACCTGTAATCCATTAGCCAttacttattaaaaaaaaacaaaaaaaaacttcacttCACATTTCATCATATTCCAGCATTTACACGGCAAGCACAATTCAACTATTTCTTACTCTTCAACTGACTGTCCAACCAACACATGCTCACTCcaaactcgtcaaatactgacattTGGTCACATCAAACTACGACATGCTGGGTACCATCCTGCGTCGGTTTTGGACATTGTGGGACAGCAAGTCAATTTATgctttgtctcttttcttttcaaaattaacttcgattttcataggaaatgtacagtttctggtcataaaatgcacacagtctctttcaaaataaacagagaACACAGGTACAACACTGTAACTTAAAgtttacttccttaggtttaAGTAACAAAAGAACATGAcatggtttagaaaaaacatggtTCATCTTAAATTAGTAAGCCTGTTACTAACGTAATATAACATCATGTGACAGGCACCAAGCATTGTATGCTgaacatactagcacactactcTGTTATTAAAACAACTAgactgacttttagtttcacagtgGGGGAAAGTCcaaagtttgtttgacccatccaccttttTACCCACCAGCTCGATgtggactttctcgctctttataatAAGGTAGTTGCTCACAGTGTCACCTGTGTTTTCAATTCTTCCTATTCAACTGTTGGCTCAACTACTTTCAGCATTTgcataaatacataataattcAACATAATTCAACTGCCCACAGGGCTTAAACTTAAATTTCAAATGCTTTCAGCACTCAGCTTTCTGCTCATACACTTCAATACACACTTCAAACCCTCTCAGTGCTTTAACTGAAACTTACATTTTAAGAGATTTTGAACATGTAATTTTCAGTATAAACCAGCAGCATAGCTAAAACTCAGTCAAAAAGAACAGTCtaaccattcattcattcattcatcttctaaccgcttcatcctcttgagggtcgcgggggggctggagcctatcccagctgacatcggtagagaggcagggtacaccctggacaggtcgccagactatcgcagggctgacacatagagacaaacaaccattcacgctcacattcacacctacggacaatttagagttactaattaacctagtccccaatctgcatgtctttggactgtgggaggaagccggagtgcccggagagaacccacgctgacacggggagaacatgcaaactccgcacagaagggctcccacgcccgggatcgaaccggcaaccctcttgctgtgaggcgagagtgctaaccaccacaccaccgtgccgccctcaCTAAACACCAACTGAGAGAAATTATTTCTGTCCTCTGGTGAATATTTTGATttggttttttatttttaacattattttctATACTAAAATAGTCAATCAGCTAATCATGCATTGTGAGAGTTTACTTAAAATGGTGTGAACAAGGCTTTACAGTGCATCAGAATCTGGGCATACTAAACACAACATGCAGGAATGCTGGAGGTTCCTCTAATGTTTATACTGTAACTAAAATTTATTGAAACTTCTAATTGGCACATAATCCGCTCAGAGCATtttaagtaaagtgttaccccaAAATGAAGCAGATTAATAGAGTATATAATTTTCCTCATCTACCCTATATCCCCCTGTGGCCCCTGCAGAGTTTATAAAGTAATTAAGTTGCTGTCTTAGCTATTATTTCCCTGATTAGAGCAGAAGTGAGTCACTGAGAAACACTCATGTGCCATATGTAGGCAAACAGCTTTTAATTAGGGCAAAATTAAGCCAAATGATTAATTTTTTACATACTTAGCTCTCACTGCAGAGCTACCTGTTTCACCACACTGATCTTCAGCTAATCATAAGAGACagcactttacacacacacgcaggacACTGTGGTTCACCTCTCGTTGTTGGTGATGTCCAGGTGTTTGTGGATGGAGAGAAAGGCCTGTTTGAGGAAGACAATCCTCTTGCGCTCCTCGTCCTGCGATTGGTCAAAAATGGACTCCATCTCCTCCATGTAGCGTGGAGCATAGCGGTTCACCTCCTCAAGGACTTTCTCATAGCGGGCACGAACCTGTAACCCATTTAGACACATCTTTAAACACAGCTCAGGCACTCACTGGGTCTCATTGGATTTACATAttaatacacactcacacagaggtATAATTATTAGTGGTGCTATCCTTACCTTCTCGGCCTCCTGTTGAGCCAGCACTCTCTCCTCTTGGATCTTCTTCTGTTTGTCAATGGCGACATCCGGGTTTCCCTGAGCGTGTATCTCTCGCTCTCTGGCTGCTTGCTCCTTACGACTCACTTTGTGGTACGCCCTCCTGACTTTATCCAGCTGTGAACAAACCAAAACATGCATTATTACATACAACTGTGATCAGATGAGAAGAATTCAGGACAGTGTTCACAAAGGAAGGTGTGCCTGTCTACTTCCATTCAAAAGCAATTCAAACTGAGATGCACCTGGCTTAAAAAAAGCATCTTGCCGATGCCCCGAATAAAATAATAGTGCATTAGCTCTCTGGAGTCTAAATATAGACTTTGAATTGAGGCCATTTACTTAATGACTATCCATTTGTGATGCTGCAGTCAGGTTTAGTGTATGAATTGATTCCCTGAAGGGCTTGTATATTTTTAATGCAAATATGTTACTCTGCTTTTGATGGATGTTCTCGTGTCCTTAGCTGCTCTCCAATGACAGAAAAGCAGATTGTGTAcctacagatgttattttataGATCTTATTTTGTTGTTAACATTTAATGTAatcaagaaaaataatttaaaaccaAGTCTTCGCGGGCTGTACTGTAAGTATTTTTTCTTCCACATATTTCTGTTTGCATATAACACACAgtggtggcacggtggtgcagtggttatgattgtcacctcacagcaagagggttcctggtttggacgctggggtgggggagcccctctgtgtggagcatgaatgttctccccatgtccttcccacagtccaaagacatgcggTTACTCTTGGCTataagtgtgaatgtgtttttgtatgtgtgtcagGCAACTGACAACCTGCACAACACCCCTCAGTGCAATTGTTCCCCCTTTGAATTATCCTTTTTCTATTTTGTTGAATTAATGCCAAACTATGGGGTGCTATCcctagaaaaataaaaatgttgaaaatagaTGCCTCCCTTTTGGTTTCAGATTTTTTCCTCAAAGGAGAACAGAAATAATTTATGGAGCAGATGCTctaacagacaaaaaaatgcaatgtCATCCTTGAATGTGACTTTGACGTCCCGAAGTGAACCCTGATTGTATCTACTTTATATCAGCGTTTCAGACTAGAGCTTTAGATCATCAGTATAACactaaaccttttttttaaatctaaaaaatTCAGACCTTTTTCAGCCTTTTGGCCCACGGCTTCTGAGCACGTGCGAAGCCCGTCTCGATGTCCTGGGACTCCTTGAAGCCTCCAAATAACTTCTTGTGGAAGGTGTCCTTCTGCCAGGTCCTGACCCGGTCTCCATCCTCCGACACCAAGGAGCGACAGATGGAGGCGTGTAAGGAGGCCAGCCGGTCAGCTGAGGACAGAAAACACTGCCAAGCCTTCAAGAGAGACCCATATAAAGGGCCTGagggaggaagatgaagatcaGAGAATCATAAATCCATATAATTTTCTTTGCGTTTTAGAAAAAATGCTGGTGACCAGCCACTATTTACATGAAACAATAACAAGAACAAACTTATTACAATCTCTTACCACATAAAGGGGAATTTGTGATCACAGTTTACAGGCTGTAGACAAAGCTAGCTGGGGTTGCAGCTGCAGTACTTACTGGAGTCCACTACTGGCTTCCACTTGTTGCTCCATTCACTCAGCTGCTGGGCGTACTGCCTCTCCACGCGAGCTCTTTCTTGGAAACACGCCACTATGTCATTACAGGCCTGGAAGGCATcttctgttctcttcacagTGGGCTGATAGTTCCCAGGCTGCcaggacacaaagagagaggaagatcTACTGTtcacacaatataaacacagagaggagggaggttTAATGGACTTTGTGCTTTAAAACCTGAAACTTATACCCAATAACATAATCATTTTTTTTGATTGAAGAGGCCAAAAGGGGCTTATATTTTTTGCCAGTGTTCAATAATACACTCTTttagtttcttttcttttttgttccaCCATTTCAATGCCAGTGAATACAACACTGTGCATCTGCTCATAGTTTATTCCTGGCAGACAGGAAACagcatgaaaacagaaaactcaTTTAGACAAACTCATTTAGACAAACTCATTTAGAAACTAAAACTGAACACTTAAACAGTTCACGTTACTACACGTTACAGTTTACTAGGCTACCGTACTACTTCTACTATGACAGATACTACTGCTCATCCACTTTATTCCTAGCCTGGTGATGCCTTGGATGCATTATGGGTGTGATTTCTGGCGCCAAACTGGAACCAGCATTTTTCAGTGGTAGCCTAATGGTAATGATAACATGGACAGCACAACCAGTACCAGAGCGCCGCAGGGAAATTTTAGAGCATGCTAAATATTGTTAGTAAAATTTCCGTTAACAAACACAGCAGAATTTGCTCAATTTAAGCCAAATTACTTTTGAAACAAAACTGTTCTCTGCttgcagtctttatgctaagctaacagacTGTTGGCTTCAGCTACATAataaggccccgatcacacacacagcacacttaAGCATCCTGGGGCGGCTTTGTTATGTTTTGCGTTTTTGCAGAAGCACCCTGAATGCCTCAGGGTGAAAAACACTTAAGCAAACTCAAAGCAGAAAAAAGCAGGTGACATAATTAGCGTTTTTTTCATTGTCCAATCAGGTAAGCTGAGTGGTGGGCCTTCAGTTGTGGCAATGACAACAACTAGTAGCATACATGGTTTGTGTGAGGCTAACGTTAACTCACTTTCAATTTTGCCCCATAGCTGCCAGACATATCTGGAGAAAAACTGTAGCCTCGACTACTTTCTAAAGTTTTACCAACCAAAATTAGGCCGATTGACAGCAGATTGTCAAACTGTCCCTGACTCATCCTAAAATGAGCCTTGAACTGACCATCATCCAGGCGCGGAACCATCTGTCATCTCTTTTTATGCAAATTTTATGGTACAGATCTGTGAGGTTATGTCACtgcacaggctgttctcataaactgtttGTACGTTTTCCTACTAAAGTGATGCGCctaaattcgtacatatcccatgtattttgaaaggttgtgatcacgtgaccaaggcgctgacaggagtaaacaaggaagcagtcttGAGcagtcttgtaaggaggcaggctgGAGTGGTATATAGGTCACAAAAATGCAGACTTTCCCCTAGAGATAGCTACGTGTTTGGAACATGTGAACTTATATATTTTAAGGTATGTtctcaccatgtttgttttccttaacATAATCACAGTAACtgtacttgcctaaacctaacctctgtgaCTTTATGTTAATATAGTTAGGGTACATTAAGGTGACTGGTTGACTagcaacaattaaaaaataatgcaaGCTGCAAAAAGCGCTCTGATTAAGGCaggcttaaaaaaaataaaagggcaATGCAGTACATTCATCTTACTAACCCTTATTGTTCACACTTGAGAGCGATATGGATCTTCTCATCCAACACTCGGCGAGACAGTGATTAAgcatatttcctaaaatgttgaactattcctttaattatTGCTCTGTTCCATTCAGGTGTCCCAGACAGTTGTGTACAAATCCTTAAACTAGAACCGGCACAGTTAAATGGTATGTAGCCATTAATAATGTTATTAGTCACACCTTTCTAGTATAAGAGCTGCTACCTGTTCAACATTTGGTCTGTGTCACATTCTCTGATCCGTCAGTCATAACAAGTTACAGCTTGTATCCTCATCCACAGCTGAGACACTGCTGCAGCCGTCTAAGGTCAACCCCCACGTGCCACAAGTGACACTTTACTGGCTTTAGGTTTCCTGTGGTAAACTCTAATGCTGACAGCAGCGCGGGGTGTGGTCCGCGGACACGAGGACAAGGCCCGGCCATAAAAAGCCAGACGGAGAGGGAGAACAAGAGGGCAGCAGAGGCAAGGCCCTGAGTGTAATAACATATCTGAAGcaaatgtgttgtttgtggATGTGGTATTTGGAAATCTCTGCAATTTTCCTGGCAGTGGCCGTCAGCTCCTACTCAGCACTCACTCCTACTCTCTTTTTCGCTTTCTGTCAGACTCTATCTGTTAGTCACTGACACATTTAGCCAGATGGTTGAAAGTCTCTGGACACCATATATGCTGTCATGTTGTGTTAAATCATCTGAGACAATGCACTTATTGTTAATGTCATAAAATCAACATAAAGTaacaagaaagagacaaaagtgaGCAGAACTTTCTCATGGCTGACGTTTTTCACTTGTCAAACACAGGTGTGGGTCTATCTTATTATTGATGCTAACACGTTGTGCATGCTTTTCATACAGACTACAGTCACAGTACCCCGTGTGAGGCTTTTCAGTTCCTTGATGCTCTATGATCCATCTTACTTTTTCTTTGGCAAATTCTCTGAAAGATGATATTTCAATCTTCACAGTAACAGCTGCTCACTCTCAACTGTGAGCAGAGTTTTGCTTCCCAGAGTACTCCACCAAATACCtagttctttatttttttccgaCTATTGACAAAGTCTTTGAGCCTAAAGGGAGTCTTAATTAGTGGTTAATTAAATGCTGCAACAGAAAGGCCAATCACTTAAGTCTTTATATgtcaaaacatgtcagtagTGCTAGCAGCAAAGGTAAGGCAAATATATTTTCTGCTAGAGGTGGCTATTAGGTGTGGGACAAAATAGTGATTTAGGAATATATCGTATTACTTACTCTTACAATATGATATTGATACACTGACTGGCGtgaaatatcaatatatttatttaaacatgcAGGCACTCTCTGCAAATTTGCCTAATCAAATTCACTACTTTGACTCCTCATAGAGGGGCTCATCAAATGGATGAGGGTGAAGTGAACTGAAGTTAACTTAATTGCAGTGAAGAAGAAACTCTAATAGTAAAAAGTCAGAGTTGGACAGCGGATGAAAACTAATCAGAGAGGCACAGTCATCTTTCAAGTCGAAAGTGTGGCCCcactttggcttttttttttaaatcaataaactACGTGATATGCAACAGCTGTCTTGTGAAAGTAAAGCTCATGGCCAACCCAATGAACATGCATAGCCATCGGATTCATCATCATCGTGATAACGTTGCGGAGAAAACAAATGGCATAAGTCAGCCTACAatgtatacagtgtgtgtgcgtgtcttaAAGAGGCACTAAGCTAAGAATCTTTGTAGTTTTATTTGTGCATGGTTTCATTTAAGTTGTCAAATTCTATGAAAGTGGCAACACAATACAGTGAAAAATTCATAATTTCTGATTGTTGCCTTTTAGGGATATTTTTTCTTATTCAGTTACACAAACATTGTGATGTATCATAGATGATTGTCTTGCAATGTATCAAGTATCTCTGAATCATTGTATGGTGATACCATCATTATTGTGGTAGCAAAGTTATTATAATAGTATTGTATCGCTGTGATTTCCACCCATATTGCCTATATGGTTAGATTAATCAATATGCAGGACATCTCCATTAGATTATACAGTTATTAACATTTCTTATTTCAATTACACATATTCTTTTCAAATTGAACTACTTGTGTGactgtaaatgtttattttaaggtttcattttctttacttCAAGTGTCACGTGGTCATCATATAATTTAGAAAAGTTAAAAGTGCACTGCACGTGCTCTGAGACCATAAAAGTGATTTATATTCATACTAACAGCCTTCAAAGAAAGCACAGCACTCAAACGTGCTTTTAATGAAACACTAGTTTCCTCTTGCCCTAATCAGAATCAATTGGGGTACTTCTCATCAGTGGCCCcctgtttctccctctctctcctccttcctcaCTTTCTTTCATTCTGCCTCTGTTGTGGTTTGCACTGACTCTGCTCACTCGTCTGAGAATTAAACAGAAACAGCTGAGGAATCTAGTTTGAGGCCAACGGCAACGCTGCAGAGACCCAGTTGGCCAATCTCTGAGGCAGATGCAAATCCGCTACTAGAGAGTCTGTCCAAGCAACAAAGCGCAGTATCAGAGAAAATGGCCACGGGCCCCCATTGAAAAATCACGTTTCACGTTTATAACTGATCCAATCCAGACTATAAAGCATGTCAGTGCACAGAAAGAGTGCCGGGAACTACTGGCAGAAGTAGAACACCATCAGCATCAATACTAGCAGTTATCGAGCTGGTAATGGTTGCAGCAAAAAAGTAGTactagcagcagtagtagcaaTGATACCAGAAGTGGTAGTAACAAGGGCACCAGTGATAGCTATAGTAATAGTGGTTAGAATAATAATAGTAAAGAAATAGTACGAGTTGGAGTAGTAGTAATGCTGAtagcagtagtagtaataaAGTAGTAGTAAATAGTAGAAGCcagattttatatttatatcttTCCAAAGTGCTTTTAAACCAAATATAGATCAATGCACTAAACAAAACAGAGATGCTTCACGGCATTAAACAACAGATTAAAAGAGCGCCTGACAGAAATGtttgtcttaaaaaaataaagaggcCAATCAGTCCAGTCAAACATTTACAGAGTCTGAGTCACAGATTTAAAAACACCATCATCTTTTCTTATAACTCAAAACAGCAAAGGGGACTTGTTTAGAGAAACACAGCATGTCGGTGATCACAGAATGTCTATAAAGAAGGCAGTAAGAGTGTAATATGGCATCCAGGAATGAGCCCAGCAGCATGTATCTAATGTGTGACTATAGTACACTTGTATAGCCTACAGAATGCACCGTAATTGCAAATATTTTAAAGTGCTGATGACTTTGCTAATCCAAAACAAAAGAGCTTAAGTTTGCAGTATAATGACAGACAGCCCTTTAGGTATGGCGACGGGATGACACAGACGAGAATTGGcctggaaacacatccaacacaacAGGAGGTTGCCAAAATTACAGGAGGGGAGAGATGAAAGTGGGGCAGCACATCGAGGCCAACGGGAGACAAAGCCAATATTAAAGCGGCAGCGCAGCGCACTCAAATTAGATAGTGGGCCACTTTGGATGTTGGAAGTGTTTACAGCTTTAAAACATGGTGGCGAGGCAGAACTGTGTCGAGTAAACAGAGTGCAGAGCAGTTCACAACACAGAGAAGTTAAGTGAGGTAAGTTAGTGGAGGTGAATAGGAAAGATTTGGGCAAGTATTGTTTTACTGTCAGTGTAATTCATCATGTGCTATAATGTCCTGTGAGTTATTGCTGTAGATGGAACAATGTATATCCTTGCCAGAAATAGCACTGTGGTTATACCAATGCATGTTACACGTTATTTGATAATACAATACTACTCTTAAAGGTTACCTAACGCAATGAGGAGAAACCCCCTTTATTTGATATACacagaaatatttgttttttttcaaaacccTATTAAATATGCTTCTTTTGAGGTACTCCTGCACTTCACTGGATTGTTTACAGACATATCATAACACGCTGTCATGTGTGGCAATGGAAAAAAAGTGAGGGAAGGGGCGAGGAACAAAAGGGTGCTCTGTTTCCCGAGGACACCGGTATGCAGTACAGGGTTAACAGTGTCCTGTCAATAAGATACTGCACTGAGGGTCTGAGCTCGGCCCTAGTTTTGCACTTAGCAGTCTTTGTTCTGCAAGTAAAGTTCACCACTTACAATGATCTAAAATCTGTGGGGGTTTTCTTGACTGTG from Epinephelus lanceolatus isolate andai-2023 chromosome 18, ASM4190304v1, whole genome shotgun sequence harbors:
- the LOC117268852 gene encoding protein kinase C and casein kinase substrate in neurons protein 3, producing MSTLPSDNSPEDASSRSFWMPGNYQPTVKRTEDAFQACNDIVACFQERARVERQYAQQLSEWSNKWKPVVDSSPLYGSLLKAWQCFLSSADRLASLHASICRSLVSEDGDRVRTWQKDTFHKKLFGGFKESQDIETGFARAQKPWAKRLKKLDKVRRAYHKVSRKEQAAREREIHAQGNPDVAIDKQKKIQEERVLAQQEAEKVRARYEKVLEEVNRYAPRYMEEMESIFDQSQDEERKRIVFLKQAFLSIHKHLDITNNESVRAVYNELHNTLMAIDEHEDLRWWKNTYGPGMPTDWPHFEEWTPEKKTKKGKKEVEKKGTIERSVMIGGVRVRALYDYVGQETDELSFKAGEEFLKIEDEDDQGWCRGMKDGGGEGLYPANYVEVV